AAAAGAGCTATTTCTAGGTAACAAAGATCTGTTTAAGGGTTTGTGGATAGACTCAAGTGATTATACATGGCAGCAACATCCTGTAATACATCTTAATTTTTCGGACCTGGATATTGAAACGTCACCTGAGTTAAAAATAAGTTTATCGTGGGAGCTAGAATCTATAGCTCAAGAGTATGGTATAGATGTTTCTGATGCCCCTTCAGCTGGATCAAAATTAAAAAAACTTGTTAAAGAATTAGCAAAGAAGAGTCCTGTAGTTATTCTTATTGATGAGTATGATTACCCGCTTATTAATAATCTTAGTAAAATAACCGTAGCTCAGGCTAATAGGGATGTGCTTAAAAATTTTTTCAGTGTTATTAAAAGTTTAGATGCTTATTTAAAAGCTATTTTTGTAACAGGTGTAACAAAATTTTCAAAGACTTCTATTTTCTCAGGGCTCAATAATCTTAATGATTTAACGTTAGCACCTGAAAGTTCTGAACTGCTTGGTTATACTCAAGCTGAGATAGAGTCTTATTTTACCCAATACATAGATAACTTTGCACATAAAAAAGAGAATAGACACATAGCTGTAATGCAAGAGATGAAAACCTGGTATAATGGTTACCGCTTTTCGCGTACAGAAGCAACTGTTTATAATCCGTTTTCAGTACTTTATTACCTGAAAAATCAAGAGAGAGCAAACTACTGGTTTGAATCAGGAACCCCATCATTTTTAGTGGAATTCTTAAGAAAGCATTATGACGCTCTTGAGGGTATTGAGCAAGCTGAGTTTAGCACAACTGGTTTAGGTACCGTTGATCTTGAAGATATTCCACCAACCACACTTCTTTTTCAAACCGGTTATTTTACTATTAGTGATTACGATAGTGCCACTAAAAAGTACAAACTAGGTTATCCCAACGAAGAAGTGAGAGATTCTTTTCAAAAATATTTATTAGCGGCATTTTCAAATAAGAATGTTACTGAGATAGAAAAAACTACATCTCAATTAGTCCTTGCGCTTAAAGAAGATAATGTATTATTGTTTTGTGAACTTTTACAAAGTCTACTTGCTCATATTCCTTATCAACTTCACATTGCTCAAGAGCGTTACTATCACTCTCTATTTCAGCTTATAGGAAAATTGCTTG
This sequence is a window from Candidatus Dependentiae bacterium. Protein-coding genes within it:
- a CDS encoding AAA family ATPase, with translation MMKKLPIDVSTFSTMINGNYTYVDKTQYIYNLIESGRFYFLSRPRRFGKSLLISTLKELFLGNKDLFKGLWIDSSDYTWQQHPVIHLNFSDLDIETSPELKISLSWELESIAQEYGIDVSDAPSAGSKLKKLVKELAKKSPVVILIDEYDYPLINNLSKITVAQANRDVLKNFFSVIKSLDAYLKAIFVTGVTKFSKTSIFSGLNNLNDLTLAPESSELLGYTQAEIESYFTQYIDNFAHKKENRHIAVMQEMKTWYNGYRFSRTEATVYNPFSVLYYLKNQERANYWFESGTPSFLVEFLRKHYDALEGIEQAEFSTTGLGTVDLEDIPPTTLLFQTGYFTISDYDSATKKYKLGYPNEEVRDSFQKYLLAAFSNKNVTEIEKTTSQLVLALKEDNVLLFCELLQSLLAHIPYQLHIAQERYYHSLFQLIGKLLGFDIQSEISTDKGRIDLVFSTVGHVYLFELKFKVSAA